The following are from one region of the Mustela lutreola isolate mMusLut2 chromosome 9, mMusLut2.pri, whole genome shotgun sequence genome:
- the ADISSP gene encoding adipose-secreted signaling protein — translation MAAANKGNKPRVRSIRFAAGHDAEGSQSHVHFDEKLHDSVVMVTQESDSSFLVKVGFLKILHRYEITFTLPPVLRLSKDVREAPVPSLHLKLLSVLPIPEGYSVKCEYSAHKEGVLKEEMLLACEGGTGTCVRVTVQARVMDRHHGTPMLLDGVKCVGAELEYDSEHSDWHGFD, via the exons ATGGCTGCAGCCAACAAGG gcAACAAGCCCAGAGTCCGGAGTATCCGCTTTGCAGCAGGCCATGATGCAGAAGGCTCCCAGAGCCATGTCCACTTTGACGAGAAGCTGCATGACTCTGTGGTCATGGTCACCCAGGAGAGTGACAGCAGCTTTCTGGTCAAG GTTGGCTTCCTGAAGATCCTGCACAGGTATGAGATTACCTTCACTCTGCCCCCAGTGCTCAGGCTGAGCAAGGATGTCCGAGAAGCTCCAGTCCCCAGCCTACACCTCAAGCTCCTCAGCGTCCTGCCCATCCCAGAAG GTTACAGCGTCAAGTGTGAGTACTCGGCACACAAGGAGGGTGTCCTCAAGGAGGAGATGCTGCTAGCCTGTGAAGGAGGCACCGGCACCTGCGTGCGAGTGACAGTGCAGGCGCGCGTCATGG ACCGACACCATGGCACACCCATGCTGCTTGATGGGGTCAAGTGCGTGGGTGCTGAGCTAGAATACGACTCCGAGCACAGCGACTGGCATGGCTTCGACTGA